TGTGTTCCCATTGTTTAATTTTGGGGTACTCCGACACTTTGATCTGTTGTCTGTGTTCACAaatactgagagagagagagagagagagagagagagagagagagagagagagagagagagagaatgacaATCATTCATATAATGTTTGTTCAATCCCATCAAAAATTAGAGTAACAAGATAACAATTTGcagaaaatatcaaatatggATATCTTAAATTTCATCAAACCATAATTATAGAAAACTTACTATAATCAATCTCATCCTAAACGTTGGTttcagaaaattaataaaatggaGTGccttttgttaaaattaagtcaTGAAACGAATCTGAATACACTATACAATTTTATAACCGTCGTGAGTATGATAGTTGAAATATTACTATCAATTGTTCAACTGACTGACAACATCTTGTATTCTCATATGCGTAGCAGTTTGAATTCCGTTCGATGGATGCTGTGTGAGTGACTGCTGGTATGAGTATAGAGCAGCCTGGAGGTTCCCtgtgatctgttgacagatccccaAAATCTCCCATGAGATGTCTCTGTGTAGATCAGGTACATACAGTCCCTGATCATGGTGGACAAGGACCTGTAGCTCATCTAGAGCTGCTTTTGATAATGTTGTATCAATGTGTCTGTAACACAAAAAATCTAGAAAATGTACCATTAAAAACACTGGGATAATTAAACAAGACCGTCTTGACTGTTGCTCTGGGATCAGTTCACTGATAAAACAGATTTCACGGTTAAGTATGATATCATCTTCTACAGCCTGTCTCATCTTTGTAGACCAGGACTGTCCCCCTACAGCCTCAGCATACCTCTCTCTGTCTACATGTTCCCTATACATCAGATACGGCTGTGATAACTTGACCTTTGTCATCTCTATAACAGATAAAGCTTCCCTGTATCTGAAtgtcttgtaataatacatggcaaTGTACAACATGTCAGAAACACCCCCAAACTTGGCTGCTAATATGAGCATGTGACATGACATTTTGTCTGCAATATACATCTGTTTGTTGACACCGGTGTTAGTATAcatgtttgaatttataaagGCAGTACTTTGTAACATTCTGGCTGTAAGTCTCTGTAATATAATAGCCTGATAGTGTGTCAGGGGTAACTCTACCAACTGTTCTACTGTTTTTATCAACTGTTCTACTCTTTGTATGGCTTTGGTAAGGCTGGGTTGTTGAAATATTATACCAAATCTGGACTCAATGACAAGTTCTCTATCAAGATCAACTTCAGACAAGAAAAATCTATCATCTGTACAAATAGAAAGTCTGGGATTATACAGAACATCAATGATGAAGGACCTGATAGAGGAACTCTGTAACAGGCAAGCCAGACCTTTcttgtacaattcatgtaaCTGTAGGAACAATCTGTTTTGTGATGAGCCATTGACCTTTGTCATAAACATGTTGTTTTGGGGGATGAAAAAGTTAGGACAGATCCCCTTGTAAACCCATTTAAGGAGAAGTTtaaagcagacccagaaaccGGTCAGGAGATTTTGTGGACACCAGTAAGGTAGTGTGTTATTTTGAATCACCCAGAAAACGGTTGTCTTCATGTGATAGGAACACAACAGTTTATTGGTTTCTTCTGATTGTTGATCtataacttcttttaaaaatatttttaacaatccgTATGTCAAAAATTGACAGTGGTTCATTGAATACACAAGTTTATATTCAGCCTGAGAAAAGGAAATTCTCCACTCTTCATTTTCATGAATTCCTAACGGgtgtcctattgctacaaagtgACAACCATTCCTCACAATATCATGAACAACCTCAGTAATAGGCCATGAGTGACATCTGTCTATCCACGAGGAGGCAGACGAAGGCCAaaagtcacaaacaaaacaGTGGGCAGTGTCATATTCCAACGTTCCCACTTTACCAGTACCACATGGTCCATGTACAGTGGAATTAGGgtaaattgatgaaaaagttaGGTGTCTGTATATAGAACTAGATATATAGGCTCTGTCATTCATTCTGACTAATGCTGAGTAGATGTCTCTGTATGTTGTTGGTGTCAGTAACTGAAGTAGAGTAaatcctggtggactctcaAAATTGTCAGAGAGAATCAAGGCTGTATTGGCTGTGTTGTAATACTCAGACTGAGACATGTCGATGATCACTCGGTGGTTGTTTGGCCAAAACATAAAGTCATAATCTGATCCCTCCAGTCTAAATCCTTCTCTCCGACTTCCACTCATCATCTTGATGAACGCATTATTAGGTGTAACTCGTCTCTCCACCATCTCACTGATGTCCCTTGACTCCCTTCTAAAGGTCACCTGTTGTGAGGTCCCAACTATCTTACACAGTCCCACAAACACTGATTCCGACATGTGCTGCATTCCTTTAAATCTGTTGTTATCTTAAAAATATAGGGAAAACTCTActaattttgtttctttatcaaattatatacatcagcaaataaaaatgtattatattaattatatctagatttgataaaacaaataaatatatataatctaCTTACTTTCTTAGAGAAAagaattccatttttttaagtaaagtaGTGTAACAactgtggaaaaaaaaattctactatTTACAGGTGCTGAGGTTTATGtagatttattttgtttcattatttattttggaattttatttaaatgctaaACATGAATCATAACAATACTTTAATTATGTCGAGTTGTTAGGTGACATCgtattgttttcataaatacTATATATTTCTGTTTATAACCAACAATCTCCTtccttgttaaaaaaaacatgaataaatttAAGGTGCTCCACACACTAGTATATTATTTGATGTAATGATGAAGAaccttttttgaaatatgattttaaaaaatgatacaaacatcagctttaaattattttaatgatttttttgtaatatttaatattatagaAACCGGAAACATCGATTTTGCTGCACAAAGAATATTTGAGAGCTAAAATTTGTATCAATTGATGCACAATACAGTTTAATAGATACACATCAAAGACAGCTAGGCTCCGCCGTCACcaatattttcaaatcactcAACTCAGTCCGTAAGAGGGCTGAATGGCTGTGGCTATTTTTAGGCTATAATTACCTCCTTTATCTAAAGAGTTCTgtaaaaagatatagaaatatgttccaattttaaatctaaatctTTGAATTTGTCTTTCCTTAAAAAATAGTTAAGACcagaaatatcatattttaaactttCAGGCAGGCAATCTGTAATCTATATTTGTGGAAATAAATCGAGAAGGATACCATGTGTTTGGAAATGACAGTCGTTTGACAAAACTCATATTCAATGGCCCTGCGCTGTTTGTAACAATATTTGGaaagaaataaataagatataaaattatacttacTAGTacttttattgttcattttgatACGATGTGCGTCAAAtaatggaggtgtcccatataCCACCTTAATGCAAGTGACAgttgatttatataattatctaattaattattataattctattaataggtttaaaaaaatgcaCCAATCTTGATTCTCAattcattgatatttatttatagaGATATAAAAAGTTTGTAAGGCCCCACCGTCATCAACTTTCCTTCAGTCATTACCCAGCCTCAAGTGGCGCAGTCtagtacatatttttttcgattttgtttaaaatcagCACATTTTAATCGTGTCTATCTTAATTTTTTGTTCATGTACTCGAATGCGGCCTTGTAGAAATATAAGAATAAACATGACACAAATTCTAAGATTTCGCGAAAATCAGTAACTGTGGTCcagttttggattttacaattacCAATCGTATAGAGCGTTTATCACAAATCTGTAAGTCATTAGTTCAAATCCTGTTGGGCgtttataatttttatctttacaaaatattcttgtaacaattttttatcaaatattgtaaagttagaaatttcaaaaacaataatatttaaaattgtgatTGCAATATACTTTTATTCACTCGTACATAATTGGCGCCTTTGAAACAGAGATCAAGGGTTGGGGAAttagggttgttttttttttttttttgcttgtcaagatttttgatgattagtctagcccccccccccctttcaatgtgcttccgacgccactgataTAAATTTGAGAAAATCGAAATGTATGGCTATGATGTCCAataaagccctctacctaaattaggaaattcatggcccctgtaTTAGGTATTCAGGCCCTACGGCAGaggcaatatggccatatattgATCATGTATTAActtttagaaaatcttctccACTTCTAAGTACTGTGAAAATAAGCTGCATGCA
This is a stretch of genomic DNA from Crassostrea angulata isolate pt1a10 chromosome 4, ASM2561291v2, whole genome shotgun sequence. It encodes these proteins:
- the LOC128179846 gene encoding uncharacterized protein LOC128179846, producing MQHMSESVFVGLCKIVGTSQQVTFRRESRDISEMVERRVTPNNAFIKMMSGSRREGFRLEGSDYDFMFWPNNHRVIIDMSQSEYYNTANTALILSDNFESPPGFTLLQLLTPTTYRDIYSALVRMNDRAYISSSIYRHLTFSSIYPNSTVHGPCGTGKVGTLEYDTAHCFVCDFWPSSASSWIDRCHSWPITEVVHDIVRNGCHFVAIGHPLGIHENEEWRISFSQAEYKLVYSMNHCQFLTYGLLKIFLKEVIDQQSEETNKLLCSYHMKTTVFWVIQNNTLPYWCPQNLLTGFWVCFKLLLKWVYKGICPNFFIPQNNMFMTKVNGSSQNRLFLQLHELYKKGLACLLQSSSIRSFIIDVLYNPRLSICTDDRFFLSEVDLDRELVIESRFGIIFQQPSLTKAIQRVEQLIKTVEQLVELPLTHYQAIILQRLTARMLQSTAFINSNMYTNTGVNKQMYIADKMSCHMLILAAKFGGVSDMLYIAMYYYKTFRYREALSVIEMTKVKLSQPYLMYREHVDRERYAEAVGGQSWSTKMRQAVEDDIILNREICFISELIPEQQSRRSCLIIPVFLMVHFLDFLCYRHIDTTLSKAALDELQVLVHHDQGLYVPDLHRDISWEILGICQQITGNLQAALYSYQQSLTQHPSNGIQTATHMRIQDVVSQLNN